From the Musa acuminata AAA Group cultivar baxijiao chromosome BXJ3-1, Cavendish_Baxijiao_AAA, whole genome shotgun sequence genome, the window GCTAGAGTATGATGAATGAAGAAGTAGGTGAGAAGAATGGATATCTTAGACTCATTCCAAGTCCTCCGAACTTACTATCATCGAAAGAAAATGGATCCACACCTCTCACCAGCTGATTTAAGATGAAATGAAGTCAGCAACTACTCGTCTCTCTCTCTGGTGGATGTAACTTGGAAGTCTtgaataatttagactagattttaTACAGTAGATAAGTTGGTTAGCGGAAGATGATATACTAGTTGTGATGTGAATATCATATCTTGCTACTTAAATTTATTGTAAAAGAATTCATGTTTGCAGGTCTATGATTGGTGTAATCCTGTTTTTGGAACTATGATTGTGTGTTTTCTAGCAGGCTTCTATTTGCATTTTAATGACTGAATTTGTCTGCTAGTGGTTTCAAAAGATCATACTTTTATTGGTTTTATTGAACTCAAAGTTGAATTGCTTGAGGCTTTTTAGAATTGCAGGGATGAGTGGTTGACGCAATTGACTACTGTCCTGATAGCTGGTTCACCAATTCTGCTTAGTAGTTTGATATTGAGTTGCTGCCTTTACCACAAACATGTACTTTGTCATAACATGCCTACTTCCTACcagtacaagaatcagattatgaattAATATTTCTAAATATCATCCATTGTGAATAATTTATATAGATCCATATTCAAACTTCAGTGTGTATTTAATGGACATGTCATCTCGATTCATCTCAGTGTCACACCAATCCCTTGCTGTACATGTATGCTTCAGTATCCAGCATCATATTGCAACTTTTGGCATCATATTCCATTTGTGCTATATAATGGTCTATCTATATAGGACAGAGTCATTTAATCTGACTCCTGGCTATTGTGTTAGTACCTTTTAGAAGCATTATTTCAACATGAGAAAGTCCAGGGTTTGGTAGTTTATGTTTTTTCATGTGTCATTTATTTACACAGTAAGTTTAAGAGGCATTGTAGCCATCCATAGTAGTGATATACCTGATAGAAGATGGTTGTAGTGACTTTCTTTTCTTTGACGATCGTTCATACTCAGAGGTATATCTTATTGCACTTTATTGTTAAAATGCCATTTCAGGGGAAAATATTTTGTTGCATGACTTTCAAAAATGAATTTGTACAAACCATTCATGTTATTCTTGTTCCTTGTATCGACTGTTTCTTGATGTCATATGCATGTCACAAGATTAATATAGAATGACATTAACAGTTTTTTGAGCCTAGTTATTATTGTTTCTTTTGACAGATCAAGGAGAATATTTGGGTTCTCTCTATCTCTTATTCTCATCAACATGGCTTCTATAATGGAGCGTGCTGATGAGAATCTCTTACCAGCTGTTTATAAAGAAGTTAGCGAGGCCTTTAATGCTGGACCCATCGAACTTGGATATCTTACCTTTATACGTAACTTTGTGCAATCAGTATCATCACCCATGGCAGGAGTTCTAGCCCTTCATCATGACCGTCCTGTAGTTCTTGCTATGGGTACTGCATGCTGGGCTTTATCAACAGCTGCAGTTGGTGTAAGCCAGCATTTTAATCAGGTTGCTTTCTGGAGAGCAATAAATGGCTTGGGTTTGGCCATTGTCATCCCTGCACTCCAATCGTTCATTGCAGATAGTTACATGGATGGTTTGCGTGGTACGGGATTTGGATTACTAAATCTTATTGGTTCGGTAGGGGGCATTGGAGGTGGTGTTTTGGCTACAATCATGGCAGGACATGAGTACTGGGGAATACCAGGGTGGCGTTGTGCTTTCATCATGATGGCATCATTGAGCTTGCTAATTGGAGTTCTTGTgtttctttttgttgttgaccCTAGGAGAGACCCTTTAGTTGCTGTCGGTGCTGATGATGACACCGAAAGGTAACTATCATTTTTCAGGCTTCAATATTGTGTTTAGATATTGTTATTCTGATTCCTCTAGACTTGAAATTTTGTTGTGGTTTACACTTCACTATCTGATTTTATTATGTCCAATCATATATTAGAATTTAGAATTGCAATTCATTATGTGCAATGCAAGTCAAGGCATGATTATAATGCAGCAGATAAATTTAGTCAGTTAAGGATCTTTGTTGAAGCTTTCTCTGCACACTGTCACTAATGAGATTTTTGTTTGGGTGCTTGTATTTTAAAACATGAGCCAACTTTAGAGACCTTAATCATGGCATGAAGCCAGCTTGAATAGCATCTAATTTTTTTGGCATATTTTAACTAGATATAAAGTGACTGCTGTGAGTTAACCTAAAGATCTGATAAATCAATATGTGGATAAAGGATAAAGTCTGCAACCAAAACATGGTGTTTCAGTCCTGTGCTAATACAGTTAATGCTGCCTGGACAGCCTAAGAAATATCTCATGTTTAAGGAGGGCAAAGTCTGTTAAAATGGTGTAAAGTGAAAAAGTTAAAACAAACAGGGTGTTATTACTTTTATTTATATTCCCATTTATAGGAGGGGCTACTACTACTTCAATAACTAACCTAAATTTAAATATGACCTTTTCTGATCCTGAAACAGGTGATTTGCCTTAATATTTAAACATGGTTCATATatatttttctgttcttctgccTGGTTCCTAAGACATTTGAGAACATAATTCTTGTTGATCCATCTTTTGACCCATTCTCTGATAATATTCATATATTGTTCACACTTGGAGTATTAATAATCAATTTTATGATTAGTTTATGTCTCCTTGTCATTTGAATCTAAGATTGTAGTGATTATTTTCTGAATGATCTGCATATATTTCACACCAATTCTACCAACATTTTGATGATTACTAGTGATTCTAAATACACTGGACTTAACTAGTGCATCAAACTGGTTTACTAGTTGATCTTCTAATTGTGTGTAATCTATGCTCGTTTTTCCAGGGCTAACCTGGTAATGAAAAGTACTGTACCTCCATCCTCGATCTGGAGCAATTCCTGGTTGGCAATGAGATCTGTAATGAAAGTCAAGACATTTCAAATCATTGTCTTGCAGGGAATTGTTGGTTCACTACCTTGGACAGCAATGGTTTTTTTCACAATGTGGTTTGAACTGATaggtataataaaatatttacatatgATCTGTTATTCTAAGTATCCCTTAGAACTTTGTTGACTATatgaattttgaatttttgacAAGATAACTTGTTACTTTCTAATCCTATACATCTTAATCTTATCTTTCAGGGTTTGATAATAACAGCTCAGCTGCCTTAAACAGTCTTTTCGCCATTGGATGTGCTATGGGTTCCTTCCTTGGGGGGATGATAGCTGATCGATTGTCGAAGTACTATCCAGACTCAGGCCGAGTTATGTGTGCTCAGTTCAGTGCCTTCATGGGTATTCCCTTTTCATGGATTCTTCTTACTGGGATCCGGCCATCTGTGAACAACTGGAACGCTTTTGCTGCCACCCTACTCCTCATGGGCCTCACAATCAGCTGGTGTGCTTCCTGTGCCAACAACCCCATGTTTGCCGAGGTTGTCCCCCCGAAGCACCGTACCATGATTTATGCTTTCGACCGTGCATTTGAAGGATCATTCTCCTCATTTGCAGCACCAGCAGTAGGTATCCTTACTGAGAAGATTTATGGCTACGATTCAAAGTCGCTCAAGTCAGTTGGTGGCTCTGCTGAAGGAGCATTGGCACTCTCGAGGGGTCTATTTATGATGACCATCGTTCCTTTTGGTTTGTGCTGCTTGTTTTACAGTCCCCTTTACATTGTATTTAGGCGAGACCGAGAAAGCGCCAAACTGGTTTCTTCAAAGGAGCAACAACTATCATCAGAAATTGATTTTGTAGGCAGGTGATAGCCACAACTTATAGCATAGTGGCAAGTAGAACGCATAGCGTCTGGCATATTGGTAGGGGGTTTATTTGATACGAAGAATATCCGACCTAGCAACTTATGTATGTTCTCTGCTTGTCTTCAGATCAACTTATTAAACATATAGAGATTGTTGTTGAAGAAAGCTGCCCTTATCGGTGAACTCATTTAAATGTCGTGGGAATTCTTCAGTTGGATCCATTGTTGTAATCATGCATTCATCTGAGTTGCAGGTTCTCATGCATGCATCAGAAATTTTAAACAACAACCATCTAAAGCACCATGTTTGGCCCTCATTTCCAACAAATGAGTGACTGCCGACTACTAGTTGCTTCATATCTTGAGAGTCGTAAAAGATGGTTAATTCAACGGTGGGTTCTTGTATTTATTTGTTCATCCTGTGTTGTATTATTGAATCCAGACCAGCATAAATGTTGCACGCAACATTTTTGATCCTCTTCTAAGCAGGTTGATCATCTTGGCATGATGACTTAGGACAGCCTCAGCTGGGCAATAATATTCTTTAGTTGTAATTGTATAACAGAGGCTGTATGTTTATGGATTACGCCCTACACATTGCTGTTCCATTTCTTCTTCCATGCCGATACAGATAGATACATCAATGAAAGTGAAACTCTCAACTTTTGAATTGAATCTGTGTGCATTTTGTTGCAGGATGAAGTCCAAATGAGTATGAAATTTTCATGTTTGCAAGGAAATCCATGGCCTGAGATTGAATCCGAGCCCAAAACTTCTCTGATACGTACAGAATTCCACCAGTTTCTTCATCACTAcggagagagagaaaggaagagagagagagaaaaccgTAGCATCAACACTGTTGTTTCATGTTCGGCTTCTTAAGTCTCCTCCTATAATACATCACTATCGAGCTGGTCACCATCTTCTTCGCaacagtcgtcgtcgtcgtcgcggcCGTGTCGCGCGCTCCACCCCAAATCCTGCCGCTGATCTCGAACACGGCCGCGTCGCCAACTCCGACGGCCATCCCGCTCCGGATCACGGAGCAGCGCTCCTCGTAGCTCCTCCTCAGCTGCTTGACCTTCGCGAGGATCTCGTCGTCGGTGAACGACCTCTTCACCGCCCTCCTGATCCTCCCCACTAACGAAACCGAGGGGTCGAAGGACTCCACCGGCTCCTCCGCGATCTCCAGCGCCGCCCGCAGCAGCCGCACCTCCTCCTCCAGTGTCCATGCCATGACCAGCTGCAGAGATCGGAGCCTGAGTTTCTCCACGAAATGGAAGGCTTATATCTTGCGCTTGCGGTAAGCAAGGCATCAATGTACGTATGAATCAAAGGAATAAACTATTCTATGGATTCCCAGTGGATTCTTCCCTGATATGGTGATGATGGTGGTACGATGAATGATTTGCTTCCGAATCCACGCTTCTGTAGTCAAATCTTGAGTCAACTCATTCCATCAATTGTCGTGTGCTGTCGATGCCTTATCGCAAGGGCATCATACATTGCTGCATATTCGCACCAATAAGGGCTCAGTGCACTGCTGTCCGATCAACACGAGAAAAGGGAACAAATTGCACTGCCGTCCAATCAAAGTAATTCTTATCTATTCTGATGTTAATTCGAGTGATAGGCAGTAAGTTTTCATAGTGCTCACCTGAATCTGAATCTTTGGATTCGCatatttatttttggatttttttggaaCTTAATGGTTCTGTTTTCCATGGGATGTAAGATTGCATTGAATGAGTGATATCCTCCTTCCTCTCGTGTGGTCGATTTTGATCCAACCTAATCCACTTTCCAAGTAAGATATATCATTGTAGTTTACCGGGCTCATCTCGTCAAGCTTGAGGGAGATCTTATTAAGACTGGTCGTCTGaaactacttcttcttcttcttctgaatcAATCTTCTCTAGAATCTGAATCTTGGATTCGCAGATTCATTTTTGCACTGGGATTTTACTGGGTGGACGATATCCTTTATCGTGAGGTCAATCTTATGTCGATTTTGATTTGACCTATTCCGCTTTTCAAGTAAGATATATCATCGTAGTTCATGATCTTGCTTCACCGTACATACTCAAAGAAAGTCTTCCCAAGACAAATAGATAATTCGAAGTCAAAATATAagataagaaaatatttattcctAATCTAagataagaaaatatttatttaattcccCTAAAAATAGACAAAACAGATTCTTTTAGGTTACTTCGTAGGAGAAGAAATATGTCATGAATTAACTGAGAATCTTTGGGCAGTGTGGAGAAGAGAAAATGAGATGTCAATGATGAAGAAAAGAAATTATGGTGATGGACGACCATACCACTGGCGTCGACGGTGGCAGACAACGTCGATGTCGATATAGTTGCATGACTGCCTCCGATAATGATAAAGTTTGCTCTCACCGTGATGCCACTTGCATTCACGAGGAGCGTGTCGACGCATTTGTCGAGCGACAATTACATCGACGTCGACACAGATGGTGGTGGCCACCACAGTGTTTACGACGAAGATGATGGCTACCTTGTCACTAACCTGTTGGATAAATTCCAACCTCGACCCCTCCCCCTTTGCATCTGCGTCGATGTCGATGCAGATACCGAGTGACGCTTTCGTCGATGTAATTGCTAAATAGCGAAAGGACTGCTTGGCATCTGCATCAACATCGACGTAGATATAGAGCGACATCACTTGACATCTGCATCTGCGTTGGCACTTCATTTGTGTCGACACTAGTGTAGTCGTCGAGTGGTACTGCTTTGCATTTGTGTCGATATTGATGCAAATTTCAAACGGGCCTTTTGTCGCTCGATAACTGCACCGACACAGATGCAAAACAACGAAAGAGTCGCTCGATGAGAGGTGATACCGGAATTGATGCAATAGTGAGGGGAGCGACCGAAGCTCCAACGACCCCAACTTTGGGTTAAGGCTGGGATCTGCCTAACGAGTCAATAACGATGCAACCACCATCTGCATTGGTGTCAACGACACCATCGTCCACCACCACCTCCGACACCGTCCGTCAccgaacattaaaattatctttttaccctctgttttcatattttcatcgataaaactaATGTCGTTACGATAAATGAACctagatgttttactttcgtaattataaagatgccgatgtaatttttttaattataagaaTCAAAATGCTAGTGGTAACTaactaaaagaaataaaatataattagacCTCAAAAAGATATTACTATAGATTTTATAcccatagtatatatatatatatatatatatatatatatatatatatatatatatatatatatatatatatatatatatatatatatatatattattgcaaTAACACAAAACACAACAATAAACGTTTTTCCCCGTAAATGAAAATCACAACAATAGTTCATATATCACCTTGATTACTAAGCATAGTAATAAAAATCACAGTAATAAttcaattattaatataattattcaaTATTTTTATCCTGTAAAAGACAACCATAGTAGTAGTCCATGTATTGCTGCTGTTCTTCAACCACAGTAATAACATACATATTACCGGGATTGAGTAACCATAGCAATGCTTTTACCCTATGAAAGTAAATAACATTAATAACTTTTTATAGTATAGACAATATACaagataatttaccaattgataacAAAACTGGTAACAAAAATTGATTGTTACCAGTTTCAGAATTGTTGCAGTAATTTTGATTGCTCATCCAAATGTTACCTGATCGAAATAAAGTTACAGAATTAAACATAATGAGTTGTATAACTACTGTTATTTGACTGTAAAAAACAATAGAAAGTACGACACGAGAGAAACCACTGCTACAAGCTCATATTTCATAATTCCATGTGCTCTCAGCCATTAATTTTGGATACTTCTGTTGCTCTGCCAAATTGAATGATGCTGAAATCTGCAGGAAAAAAAATGACAGTGAAATATTGCATCAAAGAAAAATATTACTCCTCAAacataaataagaaaaagaaaaaccctTGCATGATGCAATTCTAATGCATTCAACCAATATAGATTACTTGGACGAGTCTCAAGAAGCTGATCGTCTCACCATGAGTCAACTAGAAATCTTAGCAAGTTGAGTTTCAAGTCAACTGAATGATTTTCTGAATTATGACCATAGCTATACCCATCTCTGATCCTATTACTATTGCCATAAACAAATGCTTAGCTACCAGTAatacaagataaaaaaaaaaagtgaaaaagaaTACTGATGCGAGaccattttaatttattttttctttaataaaTTTAACTAATTTAACTTATCTTTTGCAAATGTGACAAGTTGCTGATTGGAAACAACTTCTTGATTTTGCATTTGCTACCGTGATTGCCTatggagaagaaaaaagaagacaaaCAAAAAAAGGAGACAAATCATAGGCTTAATTGGAGATCACAAAGGTTGTTTAAAGGTTCCATTCATAaaataaagtcttatcataattgaAGAATTTGCAAAAAATGAAGGCTACCAATCAAATATCTTATCAATAAGAAAGATTAATTAAAAAGACAAATATGAAAATACACCCCAGAAAAGGAATGTAAGAAATAATTAATATACTTAATATATCAATAAGAAAGATCACATTCCTGATAGTGTGAGCTCATCGTACATGTGTAACGTATGAAGGTGCAACACCTTTAACCCATGAGATTTAATCCTTGAGCTAGAATGGATCTAAtagttatttttttatcattgtcATCTATGCTTTCCTCCTACATCATATCAGTATCAGAGCCTACATCATAGACACATACAGAGCAATATACAGAGCCTTCTATGACCATAAG encodes:
- the LOC135629704 gene encoding uncharacterized protein LOC135629704 isoform X2, whose product is MAGILSRRIFGFSLSLILINMASIMERADENLLPAVYKEVSEAFNAGPIELGYLTFIRNFVQSVSSPMAGVLALHHDRPVVLAMGTACWALSTAAVGVSQHFNQVAFWRAINGLGLAIVIPALQSFIADSYMDGLRGTGFGLLNLIGSVGGIGGGVLATIMAGHEYWGIPGWRCAFIMMASLSLLIGVLVFLFVVDPRRDPLVAVGADDDTERANLVMKSTVPPSSIWSNSWLAMRSVMKVKTFQIIVLQGIVGSLPWTAMVFFTMWFELIGFDNNSSAALNSLFAIGCAMGSFLGGMIADRLSKYYPDSGRVMCAQFSAFMGIPFSWILLTGIRPSVNNWNAFAATLLLMGLTISWCASCANNPMFAEVVPPKHRTMIYAFDRAFEGSFSSFAAPAVGILTEKIYGYDSKSLKSVGGSAEGALALSRGLFMMTIVPFGLCCLFYSPLYIVFRRDRESAKLVSSKEQQLSSEIDFVGR
- the LOC135629704 gene encoding uncharacterized protein LOC135629704 isoform X1 — its product is MRHRAASSPHGTSSLTSRGKMRSRRIFGFSLSLILINMASIMERADENLLPAVYKEVSEAFNAGPIELGYLTFIRNFVQSVSSPMAGVLALHHDRPVVLAMGTACWALSTAAVGVSQHFNQVAFWRAINGLGLAIVIPALQSFIADSYMDGLRGTGFGLLNLIGSVGGIGGGVLATIMAGHEYWGIPGWRCAFIMMASLSLLIGVLVFLFVVDPRRDPLVAVGADDDTERANLVMKSTVPPSSIWSNSWLAMRSVMKVKTFQIIVLQGIVGSLPWTAMVFFTMWFELIGFDNNSSAALNSLFAIGCAMGSFLGGMIADRLSKYYPDSGRVMCAQFSAFMGIPFSWILLTGIRPSVNNWNAFAATLLLMGLTISWCASCANNPMFAEVVPPKHRTMIYAFDRAFEGSFSSFAAPAVGILTEKIYGYDSKSLKSVGGSAEGALALSRGLFMMTIVPFGLCCLFYSPLYIVFRRDRESAKLVSSKEQQLSSEIDFVGR